In Chaetodon trifascialis isolate fChaTrf1 chromosome 2, fChaTrf1.hap1, whole genome shotgun sequence, one DNA window encodes the following:
- the LOC139341396 gene encoding nuclear factor 7, ovary-like isoform X5, whose product MSAANSLMSEDQFLCSICLDVFTDPVTTPCGHNFCKHCITEHWNISDQYLCPMCKKVFKTKPELYVNTLFSEMVAQFRQLAQQEVSSSSSEQQVSKPGEVPCDVCTGTKLKALKSCLVCLTCVCMLCTVLDHKAHDVVPLREEYDGKKAELRKTEAEIQQMIQKRRLKIEEIKQSVRLSKENADREIAEGVQVFTSLKESVERGLDELIKTIEEKQKTTEQQTEDFIKELEQEISELMKKSTEVEQLSRSEDHLHFLQSFSPLKDVPTTKDWTEVSVPPASYEGTVVRAVAQLEETLSEEMKKLIEAELKRVQQYAVDVSLDPDTAHPKLILSDDGKEVNHSDVRKTLPDNPERFSSCVSVLGKQSFSSGRFYFEVQVKGKTEWDFGVARESISRKGKIALGPKNGYWTIWLRNGNEYRALNDLVVGLFLKSQPQKVGVFVDYEEGLVSFYDVEAAALIYSFTGCSFTEKLFPYFNPGLNDDGKNSTPLIISCQSH is encoded by the exons ATGTCTGCTGCCAACAGTCTGATGTCTGAAGATCAGTTTCTGTGCTCCATCTGTCTGGATGTGTTCACTGATCCAGTCACCACACCATGTGGACACAACTTCTGCAAACACTGCATCACTGAACACTGGAACATCAGTGACCAGTACCTGTGCCCAATGTGTAAAAAGGTATTCAAGACAAAACCTGAGCTGTACGTCAACACTTTGTTCTCTGAGATGGTTGCTCAGTTCAGACAGTTGgctcagcaggaagtcagcagcagcagctcagagcaaCAAGTGTCCAAACCAGGAGAAGTTCCCTGTGACGTCTGCACTGGAACCAAACTGAAGGCCCTGAAGTCCTGCCTGGTCTGTCTG ACGTGTGTCTGCATGCTCTGCACTGTTTTAGACCACAAGGCACATGATGTTGTTCCTCTGAGAGAAGAATATGATGGAAAGAAGGCCGAGCTGAGGAAGACTGAGGCTGAAATTCAGCAGATGATCCAGAAGAGACGACTGAAGATTGAGGAGATCAAACAGTCAGTGAGGCTCAGCAAGgaaaatgcagacagagagatagcAGAAGGTGTTCAGGTCTTCACTTCTCTGAAGGAGTCTGTAGAGAGAGGCCTGGATGAGCTCATCAAAACCAttgaagagaagcagaaaacaacagaacaacagacTGAAGATTTCATCAAAGAGCTGGAACAAGAAATCTCTGagctgatgaagaaaagcacTGAGGTGGAGCAGCTCTCACGCTCTGAAGACCACCTCCACTTTCTCCAAAGCTTCTCGCCTCTGAAGGATGTCCCAACCACCAAAGACTGGACAGAGGTCAGCGTCCCTCCAGCATCATATGAGGGGACTGTGGTGAGAGCTGTggctcagctggaggagacactcagtgaagagatgaagaagctgattgaagcagagctgaagagggtcCAGCAGTATGCAGTGGATGTGAGTCTTGATCCTGATACAGCACATCCAAAACTCATCCTGTCTGATGATGGGAAAGAGGTGAATCATAGTGATGTTAGGAAGACTCTTCCAGACAATCCAGAGAGattttcttcctgtgtttctgttttaggaAAGCAGAGTTTCTCTTCAGGCAGATTTTACTTTGAGGTTCAGGTTAAAGGAAAGACTGAATGGGACTTTGGAGTCGCCAGAGAGTCGATCAGCAGGAAGGGAAAAATCGCACTGGGTCCTAAGAATGGTTACTGGACTATATGGCtgagaaatggaaatgagtACAGAGCTCTTAATGATCTTGTTGTCGGTCTCTTTCTGAAGTCTCAGCCTCAGAAGGTGGGGGTGTTTGTGGATTATGAGGAGGGTCTGGTCTCCTTTTATGACGTAGAAGCTGCAGCTCTTATCTACTCCTTTACTGGCTGCTCCTTCACAGAGAAGCTCTTCCCATACTTCAATCCCGGGCTTAATGATGATGGTAAAAACTCCACCCCTCTAATTATCTCGTGTCAGTCACACTAA
- the LOC139341396 gene encoding E3 ubiquitin-protein ligase TRIM39-like isoform X2: MSAANSLMSEDQFLCSICLDVFTDPVTTPCGHNFCKHCITEHWNISDQYLCPMCKKVFKTKPELYVNTLFSEMVAHSSEQQVSKPGEVPCDVCTGTKLKALKSCLVCLVSYCETHLEPHLTVSGLKRHQLIDPVENLEGRMCMKHDKPLELFCKIDQTCVCMLCTVLDHKAHDVVPLREEYDGKKAELRKTEAEIQQMIQKRRLKIEEIKQSVRLSKENADREIAEGVQVFTSLKESVERGLDELIKTIEEKQKTTEQQTEDFIKELEQEISELMKKSTEVEQLSRSEDHLHFLQSFSPLKDVPTTKDWTEVSVPPASYEGTVVRAVAQLEETLSEEMKKLIEAELKRVQQYAVDVSLDPDTAHPKLILSDDGKEVNHSDVRKTLPDNPERFSSCVSVLGKQSFSSGRFYFEVQVKGKTEWDFGVARESISRKGKIALGPKNGYWTIWLRNGNEYRALNDLVVGLFLKSQPQKVGVFVDYEEGLVSFYDVEAAALIYSFTGCSFTEKLFPYFNPGLNDDGKNSTPLIISCQSH, translated from the exons ATGTCTGCTGCCAACAGTCTGATGTCTGAAGATCAGTTTCTGTGCTCCATCTGTCTGGATGTGTTCACTGATCCAGTCACCACACCATGTGGACACAACTTCTGCAAACACTGCATCACTGAACACTGGAACATCAGTGACCAGTACCTGTGCCCAATGTGTAAAAAGGTATTCAAGACAAAACCTGAGCTGTACGTCAACACTTTGTTCTCTGAGATGGTTGCTCA cagctcagagcaaCAAGTGTCCAAACCAGGAGAAGTTCCCTGTGACGTCTGCACTGGAACCAAACTGAAGGCCCTGAAGTCCTGCCTGGTCTGTCTGGTCTCCTACTGTGAGACTCACCTGGAGCCTCATCTGACAGTGTCAGGCCTGAAGAGACATCAGCTGATCGACCCTGTGGAGAACCTGGAAGGCAGGATGTGCATGAAGCACGATAAACCTCTGGAGCTGTTCTGTAAGATCGACCAGACGTGTGTCTGCATGCTCTGCACTGTTTTAGACCACAAGGCACATGATGTTGTTCCTCTGAGAGAAGAATATGATGGAAAGAAGGCCGAGCTGAGGAAGACTGAGGCTGAAATTCAGCAGATGATCCAGAAGAGACGACTGAAGATTGAGGAGATCAAACAGTCAGTGAGGCTCAGCAAGgaaaatgcagacagagagatagcAGAAGGTGTTCAGGTCTTCACTTCTCTGAAGGAGTCTGTAGAGAGAGGCCTGGATGAGCTCATCAAAACCAttgaagagaagcagaaaacaacagaacaacagacTGAAGATTTCATCAAAGAGCTGGAACAAGAAATCTCTGagctgatgaagaaaagcacTGAGGTGGAGCAGCTCTCACGCTCTGAAGACCACCTCCACTTTCTCCAAAGCTTCTCGCCTCTGAAGGATGTCCCAACCACCAAAGACTGGACAGAGGTCAGCGTCCCTCCAGCATCATATGAGGGGACTGTGGTGAGAGCTGTggctcagctggaggagacactcagtgaagagatgaagaagctgattgaagcagagctgaagagggtcCAGCAGTATGCAGTGGATGTGAGTCTTGATCCTGATACAGCACATCCAAAACTCATCCTGTCTGATGATGGGAAAGAGGTGAATCATAGTGATGTTAGGAAGACTCTTCCAGACAATCCAGAGAGattttcttcctgtgtttctgttttaggaAAGCAGAGTTTCTCTTCAGGCAGATTTTACTTTGAGGTTCAGGTTAAAGGAAAGACTGAATGGGACTTTGGAGTCGCCAGAGAGTCGATCAGCAGGAAGGGAAAAATCGCACTGGGTCCTAAGAATGGTTACTGGACTATATGGCtgagaaatggaaatgagtACAGAGCTCTTAATGATCTTGTTGTCGGTCTCTTTCTGAAGTCTCAGCCTCAGAAGGTGGGGGTGTTTGTGGATTATGAGGAGGGTCTGGTCTCCTTTTATGACGTAGAAGCTGCAGCTCTTATCTACTCCTTTACTGGCTGCTCCTTCACAGAGAAGCTCTTCCCATACTTCAATCCCGGGCTTAATGATGATGGTAAAAACTCCACCCCTCTAATTATCTCGTGTCAGTCACACTAA
- the LOC139341396 gene encoding E3 ubiquitin-protein ligase TRIM39-like isoform X1 produces the protein MSAANSLMSEDQFLCSICLDVFTDPVTTPCGHNFCKHCITEHWNISDQYLCPMCKKVFKTKPELYVNTLFSEMVAQFRQLAQQEVSSSSSEQQVSKPGEVPCDVCTGTKLKALKSCLVCLVSYCETHLEPHLTVSGLKRHQLIDPVENLEGRMCMKHDKPLELFCKIDQTCVCMLCTVLDHKAHDVVPLREEYDGKKAELRKTEAEIQQMIQKRRLKIEEIKQSVRLSKENADREIAEGVQVFTSLKESVERGLDELIKTIEEKQKTTEQQTEDFIKELEQEISELMKKSTEVEQLSRSEDHLHFLQSFSPLKDVPTTKDWTEVSVPPASYEGTVVRAVAQLEETLSEEMKKLIEAELKRVQQYAVDVSLDPDTAHPKLILSDDGKEVNHSDVRKTLPDNPERFSSCVSVLGKQSFSSGRFYFEVQVKGKTEWDFGVARESISRKGKIALGPKNGYWTIWLRNGNEYRALNDLVVGLFLKSQPQKVGVFVDYEEGLVSFYDVEAAALIYSFTGCSFTEKLFPYFNPGLNDDGKNSTPLIISCQSH, from the coding sequence ATGTCTGCTGCCAACAGTCTGATGTCTGAAGATCAGTTTCTGTGCTCCATCTGTCTGGATGTGTTCACTGATCCAGTCACCACACCATGTGGACACAACTTCTGCAAACACTGCATCACTGAACACTGGAACATCAGTGACCAGTACCTGTGCCCAATGTGTAAAAAGGTATTCAAGACAAAACCTGAGCTGTACGTCAACACTTTGTTCTCTGAGATGGTTGCTCAGTTCAGACAGTTGgctcagcaggaagtcagcagcagcagctcagagcaaCAAGTGTCCAAACCAGGAGAAGTTCCCTGTGACGTCTGCACTGGAACCAAACTGAAGGCCCTGAAGTCCTGCCTGGTCTGTCTGGTCTCCTACTGTGAGACTCACCTGGAGCCTCATCTGACAGTGTCAGGCCTGAAGAGACATCAGCTGATCGACCCTGTGGAGAACCTGGAAGGCAGGATGTGCATGAAGCACGATAAACCTCTGGAGCTGTTCTGTAAGATCGACCAGACGTGTGTCTGCATGCTCTGCACTGTTTTAGACCACAAGGCACATGATGTTGTTCCTCTGAGAGAAGAATATGATGGAAAGAAGGCCGAGCTGAGGAAGACTGAGGCTGAAATTCAGCAGATGATCCAGAAGAGACGACTGAAGATTGAGGAGATCAAACAGTCAGTGAGGCTCAGCAAGgaaaatgcagacagagagatagcAGAAGGTGTTCAGGTCTTCACTTCTCTGAAGGAGTCTGTAGAGAGAGGCCTGGATGAGCTCATCAAAACCAttgaagagaagcagaaaacaacagaacaacagacTGAAGATTTCATCAAAGAGCTGGAACAAGAAATCTCTGagctgatgaagaaaagcacTGAGGTGGAGCAGCTCTCACGCTCTGAAGACCACCTCCACTTTCTCCAAAGCTTCTCGCCTCTGAAGGATGTCCCAACCACCAAAGACTGGACAGAGGTCAGCGTCCCTCCAGCATCATATGAGGGGACTGTGGTGAGAGCTGTggctcagctggaggagacactcagtgaagagatgaagaagctgattgaagcagagctgaagagggtcCAGCAGTATGCAGTGGATGTGAGTCTTGATCCTGATACAGCACATCCAAAACTCATCCTGTCTGATGATGGGAAAGAGGTGAATCATAGTGATGTTAGGAAGACTCTTCCAGACAATCCAGAGAGattttcttcctgtgtttctgttttaggaAAGCAGAGTTTCTCTTCAGGCAGATTTTACTTTGAGGTTCAGGTTAAAGGAAAGACTGAATGGGACTTTGGAGTCGCCAGAGAGTCGATCAGCAGGAAGGGAAAAATCGCACTGGGTCCTAAGAATGGTTACTGGACTATATGGCtgagaaatggaaatgagtACAGAGCTCTTAATGATCTTGTTGTCGGTCTCTTTCTGAAGTCTCAGCCTCAGAAGGTGGGGGTGTTTGTGGATTATGAGGAGGGTCTGGTCTCCTTTTATGACGTAGAAGCTGCAGCTCTTATCTACTCCTTTACTGGCTGCTCCTTCACAGAGAAGCTCTTCCCATACTTCAATCCCGGGCTTAATGATGATGGTAAAAACTCCACCCCTCTAATTATCTCGTGTCAGTCACACTAA
- the LOC139341396 gene encoding E3 ubiquitin-protein ligase TRIM39-like isoform X3: protein MSAANSLMSEDQFLCSICLDVFTDPVTTPCGHNFCKHCITEHWNISDQYLCPMCKKVFKTKPELYVNTLFSEMVAQFRQLAQQEVSSIPCDVCTGTKLKALKSCLVCLVSYCETHLEPHLTVSGLKRHQLIDPVENLEGRMCMKHDKPLELFCKIDQTCVCMLCTVLDHKAHDVVPLREEYDGKKAELRKTEAEIQQMIQKRRLKIEEIKQSVRLSKENADREIAEGVQVFTSLKESVERGLDELIKTIEEKQKTTEQQTEDFIKELEQEISELMKKSTEVEQLSRSEDHLHFLQSFSPLKDVPTTKDWTEVSVPPASYEGTVVRAVAQLEETLSEEMKKLIEAELKRVQQYAVDVSLDPDTAHPKLILSDDGKEVNHSDVRKTLPDNPERFSSCVSVLGKQSFSSGRFYFEVQVKGKTEWDFGVARESISRKGKIALGPKNGYWTIWLRNGNEYRALNDLVVGLFLKSQPQKVGVFVDYEEGLVSFYDVEAAALIYSFTGCSFTEKLFPYFNPGLNDDGKNSTPLIISCQSH, encoded by the exons ATGTCTGCTGCCAACAGTCTGATGTCTGAAGATCAGTTTCTGTGCTCCATCTGTCTGGATGTGTTCACTGATCCAGTCACCACACCATGTGGACACAACTTCTGCAAACACTGCATCACTGAACACTGGAACATCAGTGACCAGTACCTGTGCCCAATGTGTAAAAAGGTATTCAAGACAAAACCTGAGCTGTACGTCAACACTTTGTTCTCTGAGATGGTTGCTCAGTTCAGACAGTTGgctcagcaggaagtcagcagca TTCCCTGTGACGTCTGCACTGGAACCAAACTGAAGGCCCTGAAGTCCTGCCTGGTCTGTCTGGTCTCCTACTGTGAGACTCACCTGGAGCCTCATCTGACAGTGTCAGGCCTGAAGAGACATCAGCTGATCGACCCTGTGGAGAACCTGGAAGGCAGGATGTGCATGAAGCACGATAAACCTCTGGAGCTGTTCTGTAAGATCGACCAGACGTGTGTCTGCATGCTCTGCACTGTTTTAGACCACAAGGCACATGATGTTGTTCCTCTGAGAGAAGAATATGATGGAAAGAAGGCCGAGCTGAGGAAGACTGAGGCTGAAATTCAGCAGATGATCCAGAAGAGACGACTGAAGATTGAGGAGATCAAACAGTCAGTGAGGCTCAGCAAGgaaaatgcagacagagagatagcAGAAGGTGTTCAGGTCTTCACTTCTCTGAAGGAGTCTGTAGAGAGAGGCCTGGATGAGCTCATCAAAACCAttgaagagaagcagaaaacaacagaacaacagacTGAAGATTTCATCAAAGAGCTGGAACAAGAAATCTCTGagctgatgaagaaaagcacTGAGGTGGAGCAGCTCTCACGCTCTGAAGACCACCTCCACTTTCTCCAAAGCTTCTCGCCTCTGAAGGATGTCCCAACCACCAAAGACTGGACAGAGGTCAGCGTCCCTCCAGCATCATATGAGGGGACTGTGGTGAGAGCTGTggctcagctggaggagacactcagtgaagagatgaagaagctgattgaagcagagctgaagagggtcCAGCAGTATGCAGTGGATGTGAGTCTTGATCCTGATACAGCACATCCAAAACTCATCCTGTCTGATGATGGGAAAGAGGTGAATCATAGTGATGTTAGGAAGACTCTTCCAGACAATCCAGAGAGattttcttcctgtgtttctgttttaggaAAGCAGAGTTTCTCTTCAGGCAGATTTTACTTTGAGGTTCAGGTTAAAGGAAAGACTGAATGGGACTTTGGAGTCGCCAGAGAGTCGATCAGCAGGAAGGGAAAAATCGCACTGGGTCCTAAGAATGGTTACTGGACTATATGGCtgagaaatggaaatgagtACAGAGCTCTTAATGATCTTGTTGTCGGTCTCTTTCTGAAGTCTCAGCCTCAGAAGGTGGGGGTGTTTGTGGATTATGAGGAGGGTCTGGTCTCCTTTTATGACGTAGAAGCTGCAGCTCTTATCTACTCCTTTACTGGCTGCTCCTTCACAGAGAAGCTCTTCCCATACTTCAATCCCGGGCTTAATGATGATGGTAAAAACTCCACCCCTCTAATTATCTCGTGTCAGTCACACTAA
- the LOC139341396 gene encoding E3 ubiquitin-protein ligase TRIM39-like isoform X4, translating into MSAANSLMSEDQFLCSICLDVFTDPVTTPCGHNFCKHCITEHWNISDQYLCPMCKKVFKTKPELYVNTLFSEMVAQFRQLAQQEVSSSSSEQQVSKPGEVPCDVCTGTKLKALKSCLVCLVSYCETHLEPHLTVSGLKRHQLIGTVLDHKAHDVVPLREEYDGKKAELRKTEAEIQQMIQKRRLKIEEIKQSVRLSKENADREIAEGVQVFTSLKESVERGLDELIKTIEEKQKTTEQQTEDFIKELEQEISELMKKSTEVEQLSRSEDHLHFLQSFSPLKDVPTTKDWTEVSVPPASYEGTVVRAVAQLEETLSEEMKKLIEAELKRVQQYAVDVSLDPDTAHPKLILSDDGKEVNHSDVRKTLPDNPERFSSCVSVLGKQSFSSGRFYFEVQVKGKTEWDFGVARESISRKGKIALGPKNGYWTIWLRNGNEYRALNDLVVGLFLKSQPQKVGVFVDYEEGLVSFYDVEAAALIYSFTGCSFTEKLFPYFNPGLNDDGKNSTPLIISCQSH; encoded by the exons ATGTCTGCTGCCAACAGTCTGATGTCTGAAGATCAGTTTCTGTGCTCCATCTGTCTGGATGTGTTCACTGATCCAGTCACCACACCATGTGGACACAACTTCTGCAAACACTGCATCACTGAACACTGGAACATCAGTGACCAGTACCTGTGCCCAATGTGTAAAAAGGTATTCAAGACAAAACCTGAGCTGTACGTCAACACTTTGTTCTCTGAGATGGTTGCTCAGTTCAGACAGTTGgctcagcaggaagtcagcagcagcagctcagagcaaCAAGTGTCCAAACCAGGAGAAGTTCCCTGTGACGTCTGCACTGGAACCAAACTGAAGGCCCTGAAGTCCTGCCTGGTCTGTCTGGTCTCCTACTGTGAGACTCACCTGGAGCCTCATCTGACAGTGTCAGGCCTGAAGAGACATCAGCTGATCG GCACTGTTTTAGACCACAAGGCACATGATGTTGTTCCTCTGAGAGAAGAATATGATGGAAAGAAGGCCGAGCTGAGGAAGACTGAGGCTGAAATTCAGCAGATGATCCAGAAGAGACGACTGAAGATTGAGGAGATCAAACAGTCAGTGAGGCTCAGCAAGgaaaatgcagacagagagatagcAGAAGGTGTTCAGGTCTTCACTTCTCTGAAGGAGTCTGTAGAGAGAGGCCTGGATGAGCTCATCAAAACCAttgaagagaagcagaaaacaacagaacaacagacTGAAGATTTCATCAAAGAGCTGGAACAAGAAATCTCTGagctgatgaagaaaagcacTGAGGTGGAGCAGCTCTCACGCTCTGAAGACCACCTCCACTTTCTCCAAAGCTTCTCGCCTCTGAAGGATGTCCCAACCACCAAAGACTGGACAGAGGTCAGCGTCCCTCCAGCATCATATGAGGGGACTGTGGTGAGAGCTGTggctcagctggaggagacactcagtgaagagatgaagaagctgattgaagcagagctgaagagggtcCAGCAGTATGCAGTGGATGTGAGTCTTGATCCTGATACAGCACATCCAAAACTCATCCTGTCTGATGATGGGAAAGAGGTGAATCATAGTGATGTTAGGAAGACTCTTCCAGACAATCCAGAGAGattttcttcctgtgtttctgttttaggaAAGCAGAGTTTCTCTTCAGGCAGATTTTACTTTGAGGTTCAGGTTAAAGGAAAGACTGAATGGGACTTTGGAGTCGCCAGAGAGTCGATCAGCAGGAAGGGAAAAATCGCACTGGGTCCTAAGAATGGTTACTGGACTATATGGCtgagaaatggaaatgagtACAGAGCTCTTAATGATCTTGTTGTCGGTCTCTTTCTGAAGTCTCAGCCTCAGAAGGTGGGGGTGTTTGTGGATTATGAGGAGGGTCTGGTCTCCTTTTATGACGTAGAAGCTGCAGCTCTTATCTACTCCTTTACTGGCTGCTCCTTCACAGAGAAGCTCTTCCCATACTTCAATCCCGGGCTTAATGATGATGGTAAAAACTCCACCCCTCTAATTATCTCGTGTCAGTCACACTAA